One part of the Paraglaciecola sp. L3A3 genome encodes these proteins:
- a CDS encoding urease subunit beta → MIPGEIKTDHGERQLNVGRETIQVTVANSGDRPIQVGSHYHFYEVNPALRFDREMCKGFRLDITSGTAVRFEPGQERAVTLVAYAGKRRVFGFRGDVQGDLD, encoded by the coding sequence ATGATCCCTGGTGAAATTAAAACAGATCATGGCGAACGCCAATTAAATGTGGGCCGTGAAACGATTCAGGTGACTGTGGCCAATAGTGGTGACAGACCTATTCAAGTGGGCTCTCACTATCATTTTTATGAAGTGAACCCAGCATTAAGATTTGACCGTGAAATGTGTAAAGGTTTTAGGTTAGACATTACCTCGGGCACTGCGGTGCGTTTTGAACCGGGCCAAGAGCGAGCAGTAACCTTAGTGGCTTATGCCGGAAAACGTCGCGTGTTCGGTTTTCGTGGTGATGTACAGGGAGATTTAGACTAA
- the ureA gene encoding urease subunit gamma gives MDLLPREKDKLLLFTAALLAERRLKRGVKLNYPEAMAYISMEIMEGARDGKTVAEMMDYGRTLLSRDQVMEGVPELVAEVQVEATFPDGTKLVTVHNPIV, from the coding sequence ATGGACCTATTACCAAGAGAAAAAGACAAACTGTTATTATTTACTGCGGCATTATTGGCAGAACGTCGATTAAAACGAGGCGTGAAACTGAACTACCCAGAAGCTATGGCGTATATTTCTATGGAAATAATGGAAGGAGCCAGAGACGGCAAAACCGTAGCCGAAATGATGGATTACGGCCGTACTTTGCTAAGCCGCGACCAAGTTATGGAAGGGGTACCAGAGTTGGTAGCTGAAGTCCAAGTTGAAGCGACTTTTCCTGATGGTACTAAACTCGTCACCGTCCATAATCCCATAGTGTAA
- a CDS encoding urease accessory protein UreD, whose translation MSATSILKREWLAKLALTFSYSVHGTQLARTQRVGPLTIQKAFYPEGRDCAHVYLLHPPAGIVSGDTLHVDVNLEPKAHVLVTTPGANRFYRAREDASIGTPVQKQITHVYLPSEAKCEHFPLETIVYEGAEGVNQVVVNLAADSTYLGWDITCLGLPSAAQLFLSGTFSQLNQVYCDNKLIFHDRIKVSPEPCKGNEQVQQHVVGLAGNSVFATLLAYASAELVNQKTQTELIQQLRETITQQNLQNQVSVTHINQLIIVRYLGHHAEQCKQIFILLWQQLRPLYMQKQGIVPRIWHT comes from the coding sequence ATGTCTGCGACTTCCATCCTGAAAAGAGAATGGCTGGCTAAGTTAGCACTAACTTTCAGCTATTCTGTTCATGGTACTCAATTGGCTCGTACTCAACGGGTCGGCCCTTTGACTATTCAAAAAGCCTTTTATCCCGAAGGTCGTGATTGTGCTCATGTGTATTTGTTACACCCTCCGGCTGGTATAGTGTCGGGTGATACATTACATGTCGATGTTAATTTAGAGCCAAAAGCCCATGTGCTGGTGACAACGCCAGGAGCCAATCGTTTTTATCGTGCTCGTGAAGATGCCAGTATTGGTACGCCAGTGCAAAAACAAATCACCCATGTGTATTTACCCTCAGAAGCAAAGTGTGAACATTTTCCATTAGAGACCATTGTTTACGAAGGAGCGGAAGGGGTGAATCAGGTTGTGGTTAACTTAGCCGCTGATAGCACTTATTTAGGCTGGGATATTACTTGTTTAGGTTTGCCCAGTGCAGCTCAGTTATTTCTTAGCGGTACGTTCAGTCAACTCAACCAAGTGTATTGCGACAATAAACTTATTTTTCATGACAGAATTAAAGTTAGTCCCGAACCCTGCAAAGGCAACGAGCAAGTACAACAGCATGTTGTAGGTTTAGCTGGTAACAGTGTGTTTGCGACCTTATTAGCTTATGCCTCAGCTGAATTAGTGAATCAAAAAACACAAACAGAATTAATTCAGCAGCTTAGAGAAACCATTACACAACAAAACCTACAAAACCAAGTCAGTGTGACCCATATCAATCAGCTGATTATTGTTCGTTACTTGGGTCATCATGCTGAGCAGTGCAAGCAGATATTTATTTTATTGTGGCAGCAACTTAGGCCACTTTATATGCAAAAGCAAGGCATAGTGCCACGCATTTGGCATACTTAA
- the urtE gene encoding urea ABC transporter ATP-binding subunit UrtE: protein MIELKSVDQRYGGTQILWDMNLDIKKGSRTCIMGRNGVGKTTLLKVIMGMLPISGGSLTIAGENAAKRSVESRPEMGIGYVPQGRHIFPQLTVEENLKVSLNCKRQTSKTIPEHVYELFPVLKEMLHRRGGDLSGGQQQQLAIGRALVLNPEVLILDEPNEGIQPNIVQLIRDVLLKLNKEQGMTIVLVEQKLPFARAIGEEFILMEKGHVMSSGPMAQLTDELVGKYLAV from the coding sequence ATGATCGAACTTAAATCCGTTGACCAAAGATATGGTGGCACCCAAATTTTATGGGACATGAACCTTGATATTAAAAAAGGTTCACGTACCTGTATTATGGGTCGGAATGGGGTGGGTAAAACCACCTTATTAAAAGTGATTATGGGTATGTTACCCATCAGTGGTGGCAGCTTAACCATTGCTGGTGAAAATGCAGCTAAACGCAGTGTTGAATCTCGCCCCGAAATGGGCATAGGTTATGTGCCTCAAGGCAGACATATATTTCCTCAGTTAACCGTTGAAGAAAATTTAAAGGTCAGCTTAAACTGTAAGCGTCAAACCAGTAAAACCATTCCTGAACATGTGTATGAATTATTTCCGGTTTTAAAAGAAATGTTACACCGCCGAGGAGGCGATTTGTCTGGTGGTCAGCAGCAACAATTAGCTATTGGACGAGCATTGGTGTTAAACCCAGAAGTGTTAATTCTGGATGAACCAAACGAAGGTATTCAGCCAAATATTGTGCAACTCATTCGTGACGTACTATTAAAACTGAATAAAGAACAAGGCATGACTATAGTGCTAGTAGAACAAAAACTGCCTTTTGCTAGAGCTATTGGTGAAGAATTCATATTAATGGAAAAAGGGCATGTTATGTCGTCGGGTCCCATGGCACAATTAACCGATGAATTAGTTGGCAAGTACTTAGCTGTATAA
- the urtD gene encoding urea ABC transporter ATP-binding protein UrtD: protein MIVDKNGSPISATENIQPDTRHGVILYVEDVSVSFDGFKALNNMNLYINDGELRCLIGANGAGKTTLMDVITGKTRPDTGKVSFGQQVDLLQLDEAEIANAGIGRKFQKPTVFEQLSVFENIELSLKGNKGIWSSLFHKLNGEQKDRIAEILHTIDLIKECNYPAGRLSHGQKQWLEIGMLLAANPRVLLVDEPVAGMTGQETERTAELLTSLAGEHSVVVVEHDMAFVRSIAKKVTVLHQGSVLAEGTMSEIQSNKEVIQVYLGEEQG from the coding sequence ATGATAGTCGATAAAAATGGTTCACCTATATCTGCCACTGAAAATATTCAGCCAGATACCCGCCACGGTGTGATTTTATATGTGGAAGATGTCAGTGTTAGTTTTGATGGTTTTAAAGCCCTGAACAACATGAATTTATATATCAACGACGGTGAGTTACGGTGTTTGATTGGTGCCAATGGCGCAGGTAAAACCACCTTAATGGATGTGATCACAGGGAAAACTCGCCCAGATACGGGCAAGGTTAGCTTTGGTCAACAAGTGGATTTATTACAGTTGGATGAAGCGGAAATTGCCAATGCAGGTATTGGTCGAAAATTTCAAAAACCAACGGTATTTGAACAACTTTCTGTGTTTGAAAATATTGAATTGAGTTTAAAAGGTAATAAAGGCATTTGGTCTTCTTTATTCCATAAATTAAATGGTGAACAAAAAGACCGTATTGCTGAAATTTTACACACCATAGATCTCATTAAAGAATGCAATTATCCAGCAGGGCGTTTGTCTCACGGGCAAAAACAATGGTTAGAAATAGGCATGTTACTGGCCGCTAACCCAAGGGTACTGTTGGTGGATGAACCCGTTGCCGGTATGACAGGTCAAGAAACAGAGCGTACCGCCGAATTATTAACTTCATTAGCAGGCGAGCACTCGGTAGTGGTGGTTGAGCACGATATGGCGTTTGTTCGTTCAATTGCTAAAAAGGTGACTGTGTTACACCAAGGTTCGGTATTAGCCGAAGGCACTATGTCAGAGATCCAATCAAATAAAGAAGTAATCCAAGTGTATTTGGGTGAGGAGCAAGGTTAA
- the urtC gene encoding urea ABC transporter permease subunit UrtC encodes MTSSTTNTSSAPSTASATGLLGKLSNLHVVIGVLLLATFYVSVCNLLFAEGSMLHVSDYTVSLFGKYLCYALLALAVDLVWGYCGILSLGHGAFFTLGGYAMGMYLMRQIGDRGVYGNPDLPDFMVFLNWTEMPWYWAGSDSILWMVAMVFIGPGILAYVFGMLAFRSRVSGVYLSIMTQAVTYALMLAFFRNEMGFGGNNGLTDFKEIFGFSLQSPDTKLGLFIATALVLAVAYVVCHFIVNSKMGRVVTAIRDSENRVRFVGYKPEDYKVWIYVASAMIAGLAGALYVPQVGIINPGEFSPINSIEMVIWVAVGGRNSLYGALIGAIVVSYAKTRFTAIMPEAWLFALGGLFVLVTLLLPKGIAGFVPSIITRIKDKKANAKAAEEHAAEVKS; translated from the coding sequence ATGACTTCATCAACTACAAATACTTCAAGTGCTCCGTCAACTGCATCAGCTACTGGCCTATTGGGTAAGTTAAGCAATTTACATGTGGTGATTGGGGTACTGTTATTAGCCACGTTTTATGTGAGTGTGTGTAACTTGCTTTTTGCTGAAGGCTCAATGTTGCACGTGAGTGACTACACAGTGAGCTTGTTTGGCAAGTACTTATGTTACGCACTATTAGCCTTAGCCGTTGATTTAGTGTGGGGTTATTGCGGCATTTTAAGTCTTGGTCATGGCGCGTTTTTCACCTTAGGTGGCTACGCCATGGGTATGTACTTAATGCGCCAAATTGGTGACCGGGGTGTATACGGTAACCCTGACTTACCTGATTTTATGGTGTTTTTAAACTGGACCGAAATGCCTTGGTATTGGGCAGGCTCTGACAGTATCTTGTGGATGGTAGCCATGGTGTTTATTGGCCCCGGGATACTAGCTTATGTATTTGGTATGTTGGCGTTTCGCTCACGAGTTAGTGGTGTGTATTTGTCTATCATGACCCAAGCGGTGACTTATGCCTTAATGTTAGCGTTTTTCCGCAACGAAATGGGCTTTGGTGGAAATAACGGCTTAACCGACTTTAAAGAAATATTCGGCTTCTCGTTACAATCGCCAGACACCAAACTGGGCTTATTTATTGCCACCGCTTTGGTGCTGGCAGTGGCTTATGTGGTTTGTCACTTTATTGTTAATTCAAAGATGGGCCGAGTGGTCACCGCCATTCGTGACTCAGAAAACCGTGTTCGTTTTGTCGGTTATAAACCAGAAGATTATAAAGTATGGATCTACGTGGCATCAGCCATGATTGCCGGCCTAGCAGGTGCACTATATGTGCCGCAAGTGGGTATTATTAATCCAGGTGAGTTTTCGCCTATCAACTCAATCGAAATGGTGATTTGGGTGGCAGTAGGTGGACGTAATTCCCTTTACGGTGCGTTAATTGGTGCCATAGTGGTGAGTTATGCTAAAACGCGTTTTACCGCCATTATGCCCGAAGCTTGGTTATTCGCTTTAGGGGGGTTGTTTGTGTTAGTCACCTTGTTGTTACCTAAAGGTATTGCCGGTTTTGTGCCGTCGATAATCACTAGAATAAAAGATAAAAAAGCTAATGCTAAAGCAGCAGAAGAACATGCCGCGGAGGTGAAGTCATGA
- the urtB gene encoding urea ABC transporter permease subunit UrtB: MLRTIMVLLSVFVCCHTFAADNQTETEAGSSLSTLASQLPTTKLSKMAPLVEKISATKGPKTRVLLQYLLDGELYYIKSNKAIVRAVYNDQKEYDVTDVLGSVEYANIGKSAIKKIRTNNSLRGKIRSLLAKLDLTDPDSDVRIQALQQLIDKPNDSALEAINDLINQETDSDVRYLMQVILDVEILKTGTHQQKMAAITTLETSLEPSVKNMLVKQLAALPKKPSTAEDIALAKSINSAIETIDNKRSFYGVVENIFFGLSLGSVLLLAAIGLAITFGVMGVINMAHGEMIMLGAYTTYVVQLIFPHLIEYSLFIAIPLAFLVSGSVGILIERCVIRFLKGRPLETLLATFGISLILQQLVRTIFSPLNRQVSSPEWMSGSLQINPVFSLTYSRLYIIIFSLMVFFALLLILKKSSLGLHVRAVSQNRDMARALSIKSDWVDAITFGLGSGIAGIAGVVLSQLTNVGPNLGQAYIIDSFLVVVFGGVGNLWGTLVAAMSLGSINKFLEPITGSVLANIIVLVGLVLFIQKRPKGLFPQKGRSAD; the protein is encoded by the coding sequence ATGTTGAGAACGATCATGGTATTGCTCAGTGTATTTGTGTGTTGTCACACCTTTGCTGCTGACAATCAAACTGAAACTGAAGCCGGCTCGTCATTGTCTACACTAGCCAGCCAATTACCCACTACCAAATTATCTAAAATGGCACCCTTAGTAGAAAAAATTTCTGCGACTAAGGGCCCGAAAACAAGGGTTTTATTACAATATTTATTAGACGGCGAGCTTTATTATATCAAGTCCAATAAGGCCATTGTTCGCGCGGTTTATAACGACCAAAAAGAATATGATGTGACTGATGTTTTAGGCTCAGTTGAATATGCTAATATCGGTAAAAGTGCGATTAAAAAAATCAGAACCAACAATAGCCTGCGAGGAAAAATAAGAAGCCTATTAGCTAAGTTAGACTTAACTGACCCAGACTCAGATGTACGTATTCAAGCACTGCAACAATTAATCGACAAGCCCAACGACAGTGCTTTAGAGGCAATTAATGATTTAATTAATCAAGAAACGGACTCAGATGTTAGATACCTAATGCAGGTAATTTTAGATGTAGAAATATTAAAAACCGGTACTCATCAACAAAAAATGGCGGCAATCACCACGTTAGAAACTAGCTTAGAGCCATCGGTAAAAAACATGCTGGTAAAACAACTGGCAGCTTTACCTAAAAAACCAAGCACTGCAGAAGATATTGCCTTAGCGAAAAGCATCAATAGCGCTATTGAAACTATCGACAACAAACGCAGTTTTTACGGTGTGGTTGAAAATATCTTTTTTGGTTTGAGTTTAGGCTCAGTGTTATTACTCGCCGCTATTGGTTTAGCGATTACCTTTGGTGTGATGGGTGTGATCAACATGGCTCACGGCGAAATGATCATGTTGGGTGCTTATACCACCTATGTGGTACAGCTAATTTTCCCCCATTTAATAGAATACTCTTTGTTTATTGCTATACCCCTAGCATTTTTAGTGTCGGGTAGTGTGGGTATTTTGATTGAACGATGTGTGATCCGTTTCTTAAAAGGTCGTCCGTTAGAAACCTTACTGGCTACCTTTGGTATCAGCCTTATTTTACAACAGTTAGTCAGAACCATTTTCTCACCATTAAATCGTCAGGTGTCTTCACCAGAATGGATGAGTGGATCGTTACAAATTAACCCAGTGTTCTCTTTAACTTACAGTCGTTTATATATCATTATATTTTCACTGATGGTGTTCTTTGCTTTACTACTCATACTGAAAAAATCGTCTTTAGGCTTACATGTAAGAGCGGTATCGCAGAACCGTGATATGGCTAGAGCATTAAGTATTAAAAGTGATTGGGTGGATGCTATTACTTTTGGTTTGGGTTCGGGCATTGCAGGTATTGCGGGTGTGGTACTCAGTCAGTTAACTAACGTGGGGCCAAACTTAGGTCAAGCTTACATTATTGATTCATTCTTAGTAGTGGTATTTGGTGGTGTAGGAAACTTATGGGGCACCTTAGTGGCGGCTATGTCGTTAGGGTCAATTAATAAGTTCTTAGAGCCTATTACTGGGTCGGTTCTAGCCAATATTATTGTGTTGGTTGGATTAGTGTTATTTATCCAAAAACGTCCTAAAGGGCTGTTTCCACAAAAAGGGAGGTCAGCAGACTAA
- the urtA gene encoding urea ABC transporter substrate-binding protein — protein MKFKKLILASSIIASSLVAQVTMAADTIKVGVLHSLSGTMAISETTLKDTVLMMIEEQNKKGGLLGKKLEAVVVDPASNWPLFAEKTRELLAKEKVDVIFGCWTSVSRKSALPVLEELNGLMFYPVQYEGEESSKNVFYTGAAPNQQAIPAVDYLMNDIGATRWVLAGTDYVYPRTTNKILEAYLLSKGVKPADIMINYTPFGHSDWQGIVSDIKKFGSAGKKTAVVSTINGDANIPFYKELGNQGISAEDIPVVAFSVGEEELSGFDTKPLVGHLAAWNYFQSVESDENEAFIANWKEYIGDDKRVTNDPMEATYIGFNMWAKAVEKVGTTDVDSVEQALIGVAVPNLTGGTAVMNANHHLSKPVLIGEIQEDGQFEVVWETSDTVIGDAWSDHLDSSKNLISDWTAPVSCGNFDVKTAKCSGQNF, from the coding sequence ATGAAATTTAAAAAACTTATTCTTGCTAGCTCAATCATTGCTAGCAGTCTAGTAGCCCAAGTTACAATGGCTGCTGATACCATTAAAGTCGGTGTTTTACATTCTTTATCAGGCACTATGGCTATCAGTGAAACTACGCTAAAAGATACAGTGTTAATGATGATTGAAGAGCAAAACAAAAAAGGTGGTTTGTTAGGTAAAAAATTAGAAGCAGTTGTGGTTGACCCTGCATCTAACTGGCCTTTATTTGCTGAAAAAACGCGTGAATTATTAGCTAAAGAAAAAGTAGACGTTATCTTCGGTTGCTGGACCTCAGTATCACGTAAATCTGCTTTACCTGTATTAGAAGAACTTAACGGTTTAATGTTTTACCCAGTACAGTACGAAGGTGAAGAATCATCTAAAAACGTATTTTACACAGGTGCTGCGCCAAACCAACAAGCCATCCCAGCTGTTGATTATTTAATGAATGACATTGGTGCCACTCGTTGGGTATTAGCGGGTACTGACTATGTTTACCCTCGTACTACTAATAAAATATTAGAAGCGTATTTATTATCTAAAGGTGTGAAACCGGCTGACATCATGATCAACTACACGCCTTTCGGACACTCTGATTGGCAAGGTATTGTTTCTGACATTAAAAAGTTTGGTTCTGCTGGTAAGAAAACAGCCGTTGTTTCGACTATTAATGGCGACGCAAACATTCCTTTCTACAAAGAGCTAGGCAACCAAGGTATTTCTGCTGAAGATATTCCAGTAGTCGCTTTCTCTGTAGGTGAAGAAGAGTTATCTGGTTTTGATACTAAGCCTCTTGTGGGTCACTTAGCCGCTTGGAACTACTTCCAAAGTGTTGAGTCTGACGAAAACGAAGCCTTCATTGCTAACTGGAAAGAGTACATTGGCGACGACAAACGTGTGACTAATGATCCTATGGAAGCAACTTATATTGGTTTCAACATGTGGGCTAAAGCAGTTGAAAAAGTAGGTACGACTGATGTTGATTCTGTTGAGCAAGCCTTGATTGGTGTGGCAGTGCCTAACCTAACTGGTGGGACTGCAGTGATGAACGCTAACCACCATTTGTCTAAACCTGTACTAATTGGTGAAATCCAAGAAGACGGTCAATTCGAAGTGGTTTGGGAAACGAGCGACACAGTAATTGGCGATGCATGGTCTGATCATTTAGATAGTTCTAAAAACCTAATCTCTGATTGGACAGCACCTGTTTCATGCGGCAACTTCGATGTGAAAACCGCCAAATGTTCTGGTCAAAATTTCTAA
- a CDS encoding porin, with the protein MKKFTKLTPVAATLMLALGAVSSAQADDKLTVGGFIDMSYLSTDTDGASSESVSGVDQVEFNIGYDFGNKLTANVDLEYKNSTDGANVEQAFISYAVSDNLSIKAGRFLSYSGWETEEPTGLFQYSGTGYAQYFYGYYQQGVSALYSGDKFAVAVSVVNDLAGPQSTDSEHPGIETMVAFMPTENFTVKAFYSVDGDTKMLNTWAAYSMDSLTLAAEYNSSEDTAGAGSEADGYLLMANYGFENGLALTVRYHDFEVENGLITEEDESLTPFAKSQSAITIAPSYAVNDNLLMVFEYRMDSDDLGMDSDSIAIEALVTF; encoded by the coding sequence ATGAAAAAATTTACAAAATTGACACCTGTAGCAGCGACTTTAATGCTGGCACTTGGCGCAGTATCTAGCGCACAAGCAGATGACAAATTAACGGTTGGCGGTTTTATCGATATGTCTTATCTGTCAACCGACACGGATGGGGCCAGCTCAGAAAGTGTATCTGGTGTTGACCAAGTTGAATTTAATATAGGTTATGACTTCGGTAACAAGTTAACGGCTAATGTTGACCTTGAATATAAAAATTCTACTGACGGTGCCAATGTAGAACAAGCATTTATTTCATATGCAGTTTCTGACAACTTAAGCATTAAAGCGGGTCGTTTTTTAAGCTACTCAGGTTGGGAAACTGAAGAGCCAACTGGTTTGTTCCAATACTCAGGCACAGGTTATGCTCAATATTTCTATGGTTATTATCAACAAGGTGTTTCTGCTTTATATAGCGGTGATAAATTCGCAGTAGCGGTTTCTGTAGTAAATGATTTAGCTGGGCCACAATCAACCGATTCTGAGCATCCTGGTATTGAAACTATGGTTGCCTTTATGCCTACCGAAAACTTTACTGTTAAAGCTTTTTACTCGGTAGATGGCGATACTAAAATGTTGAACACTTGGGCTGCCTATTCAATGGATAGCTTAACTTTAGCCGCTGAATACAACTCTTCTGAAGATACTGCTGGTGCAGGTAGTGAAGCTGATGGTTATTTACTAATGGCTAATTATGGATTTGAAAATGGTTTAGCCCTAACAGTTCGCTACCATGACTTTGAAGTAGAAAATGGTTTGATTACTGAGGAAGATGAGAGTTTAACTCCTTTTGCTAAAAGTCAGAGCGCTATCACCATTGCTCCTAGCTACGCAGTAAACGACAACCTGCTAATGGTATTTGAATACCGCATGGATTCTGATGACCTAGGTATGGATTCTGATTCAATCGCGATTGAAGCATTAGTCACATTTTAA
- a CDS encoding transposase, with product MPRSRASQVSLIDTPYYHCNSRCVRRCYLCGVDSYSGQSYEHRRGWVEERLLFLASVFAIDICAYAVMSNHVHVVLFVDKNTADDWSMKEVLEHWHQLHRGTLLSQKYLREETLTDSEILSLTETAKIYRQRLHSISWFMGNLNEYIAREANKEDGCTGRFWEGRFKSQALLDESAVLACMAYVDLNPIRAKMESTPETSKHTSICKRTKAIKQKKSQPHQLLPFVGNYKQDMPKGIAYSLKDYCELVDCTGRCIREDKAGHIEHHQNPILERLGLSDDQWLTLTTEFEKHFCYAAGAEQMMHQFKVHTGHQRMRGMCQSKALLKRA from the coding sequence ATGCCTAGGTCACGTGCATCTCAAGTTTCTCTAATCGATACGCCTTATTACCATTGTAATTCTCGCTGTGTACGCCGTTGTTATTTATGTGGTGTAGATAGCTATTCAGGCCAAAGTTACGAACATAGGCGGGGCTGGGTAGAAGAGCGGTTATTGTTTTTAGCGTCAGTATTTGCGATAGATATTTGTGCGTATGCTGTGATGAGTAATCATGTACATGTGGTGTTATTTGTCGATAAAAACACAGCAGATGATTGGTCAATGAAAGAAGTACTTGAGCATTGGCATCAACTACATCGAGGTACATTACTCAGTCAAAAATACCTACGAGAAGAAACACTCACAGATAGCGAAATACTAAGCCTAACTGAAACCGCAAAAATCTATCGCCAACGTTTACATAGCATCAGTTGGTTCATGGGTAACCTCAATGAATACATAGCCCGCGAAGCGAATAAAGAAGATGGTTGCACGGGGAGGTTCTGGGAAGGGCGCTTTAAATCTCAAGCCCTATTAGATGAATCGGCTGTATTAGCCTGTATGGCCTATGTTGATTTAAACCCTATTAGAGCCAAAATGGAAAGTACGCCTGAAACCTCAAAACACACCAGTATTTGTAAACGTACCAAAGCCATTAAACAAAAGAAAAGCCAACCCCATCAATTACTGCCATTTGTCGGTAACTACAAACAAGATATGCCCAAAGGCATTGCCTACAGCTTAAAAGATTATTGTGAATTAGTAGATTGTACAGGCCGCTGTATTCGTGAAGACAAAGCAGGGCATATTGAACATCACCAAAACCCAATACTGGAAAGGCTAGGACTGTCAGATGACCAATGGCTTACGCTGACCACTGAATTCGAAAAGCACTTTTGTTATGCCGCCGGCGCAGAACAAATGATGCATCAATTTAAAGTGCACACAGGCCATCAGCGAATGCGCGGCATGTGTCAATCAAAGGCCTTACTTAAACGGGCATAA
- a CDS encoding prepilin-type N-terminal cleavage/methylation domain-containing protein — protein sequence MLNKSTQKGFTLIELIIVIVILGILAVAAAPKFIDISSEAKKARHDALTASIKTAAKLGFYKCLASPSCSQSGDSTVDIGGGVVVEMLNGWPRADEDTGIGLLINQDFAVEVRSESAANGGAYTSWLISWPGRSGLWWKQDCTVTYSNYGSVDSQINASTAFSDVCEN from the coding sequence ATGCTTAATAAAAGCACTCAAAAAGGCTTTACGTTAATAGAGCTTATTATAGTTATCGTTATCCTTGGTATTTTAGCGGTTGCTGCTGCTCCGAAATTTATTGATATTAGTAGTGAGGCTAAAAAAGCCAGGCATGATGCATTAACAGCATCTATTAAAACTGCTGCTAAATTAGGTTTTTATAAATGTTTAGCGAGCCCTAGTTGTAGCCAAAGTGGCGACTCAACTGTTGATATCGGTGGTGGTGTAGTTGTTGAAATGTTAAATGGTTGGCCTAGGGCTGACGAAGACACGGGTATTGGGTTATTGATAAATCAAGATTTTGCTGTTGAAGTGAGAAGCGAGAGCGCTGCTAATGGTGGCGCGTATACTTCATGGTTGATTTCGTGGCCAGGTAGAAGTGGCCTGTGGTGGAAGCAAGATTGCACGGTAACATATAGCAATTATGGCAGTGTTGACTCTCAAATAAATGCCTCTACAGCTTTTTCTGATGTTTGCGAAAACTAA